One Pan paniscus chromosome 16, NHGRI_mPanPan1-v2.0_pri, whole genome shotgun sequence DNA segment encodes these proteins:
- the LOC100982004 gene encoding LOW QUALITY PROTEIN: eukaryotic translation initiation factor 4E-binding protein 2 (The sequence of the model RefSeq protein was modified relative to this genomic sequence to represent the inferred CDS: inserted 1 base in 1 codon; deleted 2 bases in 2 codons), translating into MSSSAGSGHQPSQSRAFPTHTVAISDAAQLPHDYCTTPEGTLFSTTPGETQIIYDRKFLLDLRSSPMAQTXTCHLPNIPGVTSPGTLIEDSQVEVNNLNNLNNHDRKHALGGDAQLEMDI; encoded by the exons ATGTCCTCCTCCGCCGGCAGCGGCCACCAGCCCAGCCAGAGCCGCGCCTTCCCCACCCACACCGTGGCCATCAGCGACGCCGCGCAGCTACCTCATGACTATTGCACCACGCCCGAGGGGACGCTCTTCTCCACCACACCAGGAGAAACTCAAATCATTTATGATAGAAAGTTTCTGTTGGATCTTCGCAGTTCTCCCATGGCTCAGA GCACCTGCCATCTGCCCAATATCCCGGGAGTCACTAGCCCTGGCACCTTAATTGAAGACTCC CAAGTAGAAGTCAATAATTTGAACAACTTGAACAATCATGACAGGAAACATGCA CTGGGGGGTGATGCTCAGTTGGAGATGGACATCTGA